A portion of the Homalodisca vitripennis isolate AUS2020 chromosome 2, UT_GWSS_2.1, whole genome shotgun sequence genome contains these proteins:
- the LOC124355488 gene encoding peptidyl-alpha-hydroxyglycine alpha-amidating lyase 1-like yields MIIKNSYLMVIAVCPFLCFHVTADLNTEIKVDASSDDHDGSHKKQSLLANEENFNKAKRSAYQQPVLNNPSSLLSEDWTLNADWPGRNGVHFGQVAGVTVNKQGEVVVFHRGDHVWGAGSFDPLNQYLEKDKGPISSPTVLVIHPETGAVLQKWGENMFYLPHGISLDQEENVWLTDVALHQVFKFPPLSRNERSPLLALGKPFVPGNSAVRFCKPTSVAVTPWGDFFVADGYCNSRLIKFNKSGVKISEIGHGTFTFGIRMPDPYAFNLPHALTLVEDRKLVCVADRENGRVLCFDWINGTYAFSISSPQIGSLIYSVTYSPLEGGLFFVVNGQERKYNAVPVRGYVISASNQRLLAYFGDGLKMPHDLAVSPDGRSVYVAEIGPNMVHKYSHNGTLGPAVGTTVNPQSPPELLAPISPQSLSLRSPQGTVLPAVLVTCAAILFGAAIVTAALVYSRARRRGCGHCGGRRWMLGRSPAEGFMIGHLLGQHQGFEKLSTAEESEEEITSLQPFA; encoded by the exons ATGATTATCAAAAACTCATATTTGATGGTTATTGCTGTTTGTCCGTTTTTATGTTTTCATGTGACAGCAGATTTGAACACCGAAATTAAA gtaGATGCCAGTAGTGACGATCATGACGGTTCTCACAAAAAACAGTCCTTGCTGGCCAATGAAGAGAATTTCAATAAAGCGAAACGATCTGCTTACCAGCAACCTGTATTGAATAACCCGTCATCCTTATTGAGTGAAG ATTGGACTTTAAATGCTGACTGGCCAGGGAGGAATGGTGTACATTTCGGCCAGGTGGCCGGAGTGACTGTGAACAAGCAGGGAGAGGTGGTGGTGTTTCACAGAGGTGACCATGTGTGGGGTGCCGGCTCATTTGATCCTCTTAACCAATATTTAGAGAAGGACAAAGGACCTATCTCCAGCCCAACCGTTCTAGTCATTCACCCGGAAACTGGTGCGGTTTTACAGAAATGGGGAGAAAATAT GTTCTATCTTCCTCACGGAATATCATTGGATCAAGAAGAGAATGTTTGGCTGACAGACGTCGCTCTACATCAGGTATTCAAGTTCCCACCTCTCAGCAGAAACGAGCGCTCCCCACTGCTGGCCCTCGGAAAACCATTTGTTCCCGGAAATAGCGCAGTGCGTTTCTGCAAGCCAACATCTGTTGCAGTCACTCCCTGGGGGGACTTCTTTGTGGCTGATGGATACTGTAATTCTCGTCTCATCAAATTTAACAAGTCTGGTGTAAAAATCAGTGAAATAGGACATGGTACATTTACATTTG GTATAAGAATGCCAGATCCTTATGCcttcaatttacctcacgccctgacGTTGGTGGAGGACCGTAAGCTAGTCTGTGTCGCTGACAGGGAGAATGGCAGAGTTCTGTGCTTTGATTGGATCAATGGAACTTATGCATTCAGCATTTCTTCACCTCAGATTGGATCCCTCATCTATAGTGTTACATATTCCCCACTTGAGG GAGGACTGTTTTTTGTTGTGAACGGGCAAGAAAGGAAGTACAATGCTGTGCCTGTTAGAGGCTATGTGATTTCAGCTTCCAACCAACGCTTGCTAGCATATTTTGGAGATGGGCTGAAAATGCCTCACGATCTGGCTGTTTCACCTGACGGAAGATCTGTTTACGTTGCTGAAATTGGACCAAACATGGTTCACAAATATTCGCACA ATGGTACTCTGGGGCCAGCAGTTGGCACTACTGTCAATCCACAGTCTCCACCAGAACTCTTGGCACCCATCTCACCACAATCTTTGA GTTTGAGAAGTCCACAAGGCACAGTGCTGCCAGCCGTCCTCGTGACATGTGCTGCCATCTTGTTTGGTGCTGCAATTGTGACGGCGGCACTTGTCTACTCTAGGGCCCGGCGGAGAG GGTGTGGCCACTGCGGGGGAAGGCGATGGATGTTGGGGCGGAGCCCAGCAGAAGGGTTCATGATTGGTCATCTTCTAGGTCAACATCAGGGCTTTGAGAAACTGAGCACGGCGGAGGAGAGTGAGGAAGAGATAACGAGTCTACAGCCCTTTGCGTAG